CCCCAACGTCCTGAAGATGGCGGGCGTACCGAACGTCATCGGCTCCTCCACCAACCCGACCCTGCCCTTCGGCCGGGACGCCGTCGCCGAGCACTACGGCATGATCGTCTCGGTCCACGACCTGAAGACCGACCTGCCCGGCGACGCCGCCATGGCCCGGGACCGCATCAGGGCCGGAACCATGGGCGCCGAGGACGTCCTGCACGACCTGGGCGCCATCGGGATCACCTCCTCGGACGCGCAGGGCATGGGACGCGCGGGCGAGACGGTCCGCCGTACGTTCGCCATGGCCGGGAAGATGAAGGCCGAGTTCGGTGCCCCGAACGACGAGCACGACAACGAGCGCGTCCTGCGCTACATGGCCAAGCTGACCATCAACCCGGCCCTCGCGCACGGGCTCGCGCACGAGGTCGGGTCGATCGAGACCGGCAAGCTCGCCGACATCGTGCTGTGGCGGCCCGAGTACTTCGGCGCCAAGCCGCAGCTCGTGCTGAAGGCCGGCTTCCCGGCGTACGGCGTGACCGGCGACCCGAACGCGGCGACCGACACCTGCGAACCCCTCGTCCTCGGGCCGCAGTTCGGCGCACACGGGGCGACACCGGCCGACATCTCGGTGGCGTTCGTCGCCCGGGCCGCGCTCGACCAGGGGCACGACACCATGCCGACCCGCCGCCGCAGGGTCACCGTGCGCGGCACCCGCGGCATCGGCCCGGCCGACCTGCGCCTCAACTCCCGTACCGGAGCCGTCGACGTCGACCAGCGCACCGGTCTGGTCACCCTCGACGGCGAGCCGCTGCGCTCCGAACCCGCCGAGTCCGTCTCCCTCAACCGTCTCTACTTCCTCTGAGGATCAACCATGTCCGCAGCCGCCGACGGCTTCCGCATGCCCGCCGAATGGGTTCCGCACGAGCGGACCTGGATGGCCTGGCCGGGCCCGAACCCCACCTTCGAAGACCCCGGGGAGCTGGCCGCCGCCCGCGTCGCCTGGGCCGCGGTCGCCCGGGCCGTCCGCCGCTTCGAACCGGTGACGGTGGTGTGCGGGCCGGGGCAGTCGGGCGAGGCGCGGGCGCTGCTGGGTGAGGGCATCGACACGGTCGAGCGGGACCTCGACGACGCCTGGATGCGTGACATCGGCCCGACCTTCCTCACCAACGGGAAGGGCGAACTGGCTGCCGTCGACTGGACGTTCAACGGCTGGGGCGCCCAGGATTGGGCCCGCTGGGAGCACGACGCGAAGATCGCCGGGCACGTCGCGGACCTCGCCGGGGCACGCACGTACGCCTCGAAGCTCGTCAACGAGGGCGGGGCGATCCATGTCGACGGCGAGGGCACCGTCCTGCTGACCGAGACCGTCCAGCTCGGCCCGGAGCGCAACCCGGGCTGGACCCGCGAGCAGGTCGAGGCCGAGATCCACGCCCAGCTCGGCACCCGCAAGGCGATCTGGCTGCCGCGCGGCCTGACCGGCGACTACCCTCCCCCAAGCTCTCCGCCTCGCTCGGGCAGGGGGTACCCCCACCCCGGTTTCGGCACCCTCGGCCACGTCGACATCGTCGCGGCCTTCGCCCGGCCGGGCGTCGTCGTGGCCCACTCGCAGCCGGACCCCGCCCACCCCGACCACGAGGTGACCCGGGAGGTCATCGGCCTGCTGAAGGCCCGGACGGACGCGC
This is a stretch of genomic DNA from Streptomyces hawaiiensis. It encodes these proteins:
- a CDS encoding agmatine deiminase family protein, with protein sequence MSAAADGFRMPAEWVPHERTWMAWPGPNPTFEDPGELAAARVAWAAVARAVRRFEPVTVVCGPGQSGEARALLGEGIDTVERDLDDAWMRDIGPTFLTNGKGELAAVDWTFNGWGAQDWARWEHDAKIAGHVADLAGARTYASKLVNEGGAIHVDGEGTVLLTETVQLGPERNPGWTREQVEAEIHAQLGTRKAIWLPRGLTGDYPPPSSPPRSGRGYPHPGFGTLGHVDIVAAFARPGVVVAHSQPDPAHPDHEVTREVIGLLKARTDARGRRLEVVEIPAPTVLEADGHWADYSYINHYLCNGGVVLCGFDDPRDEIAAGIFRRLFPERTVTLVDARTIFAGGGGIHCITQQQPRT